A region from the Salicibibacter cibarius genome encodes:
- the ehuA gene encoding ectoine/hydroxyectoine ABC transporter ATP-binding protein EhuA, producing MTEEVAEETKKAPEDDLESVVVRYKDVKKAFGDTVVLNDLNLDVKQGEKVALIGPSGSGKTTIIRMLMTLEDPTEGTIEVDGEMLWHKEVNGKLVPADEKHMRKVRGKIGMVFQQYNLFPHMSIMRNCTEAPVHVLGISKDEAKKRAKEMLEKVGLGDKVDQYPSQLSGGQQQRVAIARSLVMQPKVMLFDEVTAALDPELVGEVLEVLKDIAAEGDTTMMIITHEMDFARDVADRVLFLDNGKIAEAGPPGDVLENPQSERLQSFLGRFNEGG from the coding sequence CAGAAGAAGTAGCGGAAGAAACAAAGAAGGCTCCTGAAGACGATCTCGAAAGTGTGGTTGTCCGCTATAAAGATGTCAAAAAAGCCTTTGGGGATACCGTCGTACTGAACGATTTGAATCTCGATGTCAAACAAGGGGAAAAAGTTGCTTTGATCGGACCTTCCGGCTCGGGGAAAACAACGATTATTCGTATGCTGATGACGTTGGAAGATCCGACGGAAGGAACGATCGAAGTCGACGGAGAAATGCTTTGGCATAAAGAAGTGAATGGTAAGCTTGTCCCCGCTGATGAAAAACATATGCGCAAAGTGAGAGGAAAGATCGGAATGGTCTTCCAGCAATACAATCTTTTCCCGCATATGTCGATTATGCGCAATTGTACGGAAGCACCTGTCCATGTGCTTGGGATTAGCAAAGACGAAGCGAAGAAAAGAGCCAAGGAAATGCTGGAGAAAGTAGGGCTTGGCGATAAAGTCGATCAATACCCTTCGCAATTGTCCGGAGGTCAGCAACAACGCGTGGCGATTGCCCGTTCCCTCGTCATGCAACCTAAGGTGATGCTCTTCGATGAAGTTACGGCCGCCCTTGACCCCGAGCTTGTGGGAGAGGTTCTTGAGGTCCTTAAAGACATTGCTGCCGAAGGAGACACAACGATGATGATCATTACGCATGAAATGGATTTTGCCCGGGACGTCGCGGACCGTGTCCTTTTTCTAGATAATGGGAAAATAGCCGAAGCAGGACCTCCCGGCGATGTGCTTGAGAATCCTCAGAGTGAACGCTTGCAATCATTTTTGGGAAGGTTTAACGAGGGTGGTTAA
- the thiM gene encoding hydroxyethylthiazole kinase, protein MIDRVRRKNPLVHCITNDVVTNFTANGLLAVGAAPVMTANHEEVEEMAQKADGLLLNTGTLTPYQYEAMRLAARSANENQTPIVLDPVAVGATAYRTRVVKELLGKVKVDAIRGNGGEIAALIGMHADMHGVEGKSNMPPETLAKEAANVLETVVCVTGEIDAVSGGEHTFLIKNGHAWLSRVVGTGCLLGAIVSAYIASKETNEDITRTATDALAQYSFAAEDAYACAKTDGIGTFQQRFLDALGSISDDHSHEKTNVYQM, encoded by the coding sequence TTGATTGATCGAGTAAGAAGAAAAAACCCCCTCGTTCACTGCATCACGAATGATGTCGTGACGAATTTCACGGCAAATGGGTTATTGGCGGTCGGAGCAGCGCCTGTGATGACAGCGAACCATGAAGAAGTAGAGGAAATGGCGCAAAAGGCTGATGGCTTATTGCTAAATACCGGAACATTGACCCCTTATCAATATGAAGCAATGCGGCTCGCTGCCCGGTCCGCGAATGAAAATCAAACCCCGATCGTTTTAGATCCTGTTGCGGTTGGAGCAACCGCTTATCGCACTCGTGTTGTCAAGGAACTTTTAGGTAAAGTAAAGGTCGATGCCATTCGCGGAAACGGCGGGGAAATTGCTGCACTCATTGGCATGCACGCGGATATGCATGGCGTGGAAGGAAAAAGCAACATGCCCCCGGAGACCTTGGCAAAAGAGGCAGCTAATGTATTGGAGACAGTGGTTTGCGTCACTGGTGAAATAGACGCCGTAAGTGGCGGAGAGCACACCTTTCTCATAAAAAATGGGCACGCGTGGCTTTCGCGTGTTGTTGGCACGGGCTGCTTGCTCGGAGCCATTGTATCAGCCTATATCGCCTCAAAGGAAACTAACGAAGATATTACACGAACCGCAACGGATGCGCTTGCCCAATATAGCTTCGCCGCTGAAGACGCATACGCATGTGCGAAGACAGACGGGATTGGTACGTTCCAACAACGTTTTTTGGATGCTCTCGGATCGATTAGTGACGATCATAGCCATGAAAAAACAAATGTGTACCAAATGTAG
- a CDS encoding helix-turn-helix domain-containing protein has product MQYDTIGFNVRYYREMKGLTQKQLAEDICTQAQISKIEKGDIIPLSSTLYEIAKKLDLDVNYFFQMGEHERVDYIEELKNEIRQKIRDYDYEDAMETLQSHEHDKFFNNSYLQQFRLWHLGICVYHLHGDYQKAMEYMDESLALTYKGSTMYTEREIEIMNSMAIIQYSEGKCKEAHENLLRAVNASVFVPNLQPSIKVRMWYNLSNIHTIERRYNEGLQVADRGIQICVRHEMMYLLGELLFQKGYCERKLNFKIWKKHFEQAIGIFEVAKKEHLAEMAKKEMGENE; this is encoded by the coding sequence ATGCAGTACGATACGATAGGTTTTAATGTTCGCTATTATCGAGAGATGAAGGGGTTAACACAAAAGCAACTTGCGGAAGATATTTGTACACAAGCTCAAATCAGCAAAATCGAAAAAGGAGACATCATTCCGCTATCTTCCACTTTGTATGAAATTGCTAAAAAACTGGATCTCGACGTCAATTATTTTTTTCAGATGGGAGAACACGAGCGTGTTGATTACATAGAAGAACTTAAAAATGAGATTCGGCAGAAAATACGTGATTATGATTATGAAGATGCAATGGAAACGCTCCAAAGCCACGAACATGATAAATTTTTTAACAATAGTTATTTGCAACAATTTCGCTTATGGCATTTGGGCATTTGTGTATACCATTTACATGGAGATTATCAAAAAGCAATGGAATATATGGATGAAAGTTTAGCTCTTACCTATAAAGGGAGCACGATGTATACGGAACGGGAAATTGAAATTATGAACAGCATGGCGATTATCCAGTACTCTGAAGGTAAGTGTAAAGAAGCACATGAAAATCTTCTAAGAGCGGTAAATGCCAGTGTATTTGTACCTAATCTACAACCAAGCATTAAAGTAAGAATGTGGTATAACCTATCCAACATTCACACAATAGAAAGGCGCTATAATGAAGGATTGCAGGTGGCTGATCGAGGAATACAGATTTGCGTACGCCATGAAATGATGTACTTGCTCGGCGAATTACTATTTCAAAAAGGGTATTGTGAACGAAAATTAAATTTTAAAATTTGGAAGAAGCATTTCGAACAAGCCATCGGCATATTTGAGGTAGCAAAAAAAGAACATCTAGCGGAAATGGCTAAAAAAGAGATGGGAGAAAATGAATGA
- a CDS encoding peptidoglycan-binding protein: protein MRKMQTPKWVKNFGLSTLVAGFVFLALPIATDASDFGDELLTEGIEDTHVETLQDLLIEEEQLEKASADGVYNNATTEAVKSFQEENGLLADGLAGPQTLGALKTLEEGDESALVEDLQETLEEAGHYNGDIDGDFDAETNEAVKNFQEAADISADGLAGPKTFGALYYETDAIEEEPEAEEAQEESSEEAAEEEAIEETTEAENEETSTEQTEQTEETEEPTSADADNESSSESPEGTTYQMEATAYTAECNGCSGITATGKDLRNDRNANVVAVDPNVIPLGSTVHVEGYGEAIAADTGGAINGEKIDLHVPTKEEATSFGRQNVEVTVLD, encoded by the coding sequence ATGCGGAAAATGCAAACCCCTAAATGGGTAAAAAATTTCGGTTTGTCTACGCTGGTTGCCGGATTTGTTTTCCTGGCTTTACCAATTGCCACCGATGCCAGTGATTTTGGAGACGAATTGTTAACGGAAGGAATAGAGGATACCCACGTCGAAACGCTTCAAGATTTACTTATAGAGGAAGAACAATTAGAAAAAGCTTCAGCAGACGGTGTTTACAATAATGCAACTACCGAGGCAGTTAAATCTTTCCAAGAAGAAAACGGCTTGCTTGCCGATGGCCTTGCCGGCCCGCAAACCCTCGGTGCATTGAAAACACTTGAAGAAGGCGATGAAAGTGCGCTTGTGGAGGATCTCCAAGAAACATTGGAAGAAGCCGGTCATTATAACGGCGATATAGACGGTGATTTTGATGCTGAAACAAACGAAGCCGTTAAAAACTTTCAAGAAGCTGCCGACATTTCAGCAGACGGTCTTGCAGGCCCTAAAACATTCGGAGCTCTTTATTATGAAACAGACGCTATAGAGGAAGAACCTGAAGCAGAAGAAGCGCAGGAAGAAAGTAGCGAAGAAGCAGCGGAAGAAGAAGCAATAGAGGAAACGACGGAAGCGGAAAACGAAGAAACTAGCACTGAACAAACGGAACAAACGGAAGAAACGGAAGAACCAACATCGGCTGACGCTGACAACGAATCTTCTTCCGAAAGCCCTGAAGGTACGACGTATCAAATGGAAGCAACAGCCTACACCGCAGAATGTAACGGTTGCTCCGGAATCACAGCAACCGGCAAAGATCTTCGTAACGATCGTAACGCAAATGTCGTAGCCGTTGACCCTAATGTTATTCCTCTCGGCTCCACCGTCCATGTAGAAGGATATGGCGAAGCCATTGCGGCAGATACCGGCGGTGCTATCAACGGGGAAAAAATTGACCTTCATGTTCCTACCAAAGAAGAAGCTACAAGCTTCGGGCGACAAAACGTGGAAGTGACAGTTCTCGATTAA
- the ytvI gene encoding sporulation integral membrane protein YtvI, producing MTKKQAWTIGRAVIMIGSIILLFLLAAYLFTLTYPFIIAAIIAWMLSPLLKFLKIKLNFPSSLASFVSLLVGISLLGGIITGITFLLIYSFRQFSEQLPTWIEQGAEQLQRIFNETILPVWTEMSGFFDNLDATQQETMQQGIAQLGNQLGNILGNVGQAIVDGLGNVFTAIPTFLLVILFVLLAIYFMGKDAGAIKLGMQRRIPAFVQAKFVLFMQQMRVRVFGFVRAQLILMFITSIIVLIGLVALGTENPLTLAIIIGVAEILPYLGTGTILIPWAVYSFITGEIFMGIALSILYIVVVIVRQSIEPKVLSVSMNLNALSVLFSLFIGLQLFGLIGLFIGPALLVVITILNDIGVVADIEDFIYNGFKEK from the coding sequence ATGACAAAAAAACAGGCCTGGACCATAGGGCGAGCGGTCATCATGATCGGCAGTATCATTCTACTCTTTTTGCTCGCAGCCTATTTATTTACACTTACGTACCCGTTCATTATTGCCGCGATCATCGCTTGGATGCTCTCGCCACTGCTTAAATTTTTAAAAATAAAACTAAATTTCCCCTCCAGTCTGGCATCCTTCGTATCTTTGCTCGTCGGCATATCCTTATTGGGGGGCATCATCACCGGGATTACGTTTCTTCTTATTTACAGTTTTCGCCAATTCTCCGAGCAGTTGCCGACGTGGATTGAGCAAGGTGCCGAGCAGTTACAGCGAATATTTAACGAAACCATTTTACCTGTATGGACAGAAATGAGCGGTTTTTTTGATAATTTAGACGCGACGCAACAAGAAACGATGCAACAAGGAATTGCCCAACTCGGCAATCAACTCGGCAACATATTGGGCAATGTCGGTCAAGCGATTGTCGATGGCTTGGGCAATGTTTTCACAGCGATTCCTACTTTTTTGCTTGTCATCCTTTTTGTCCTGCTGGCTATCTATTTCATGGGCAAGGATGCCGGCGCAATTAAACTGGGAATGCAACGCAGAATTCCGGCATTCGTACAAGCAAAGTTCGTGCTGTTCATGCAACAAATGCGCGTGCGAGTGTTTGGGTTTGTGCGGGCGCAACTAATTTTAATGTTTATTACGTCCATTATTGTTTTGATCGGCTTAGTAGCATTAGGGACGGAAAACCCGTTAACGCTTGCCATTATTATCGGAGTTGCCGAAATCCTTCCTTACTTGGGGACCGGAACAATTTTGATTCCGTGGGCAGTTTACAGTTTTATTACGGGAGAAATTTTTATGGGCATCGCTTTGTCGATTCTTTACATTGTCGTTGTCATCGTCCGACAAAGCATAGAGCCGAAAGTGCTGTCCGTCAGCATGAATTTAAATGCTCTCAGTGTGTTGTTTTCCCTGTTCATCGGTTTACAACTTTTCGGCCTCATCGGCTTGTTTATCGGTCCCGCGTTGCTTGTCGTCATTACCATTCTAAATGATATAGGGGTAGTCGCGGACATTGAAGATTTTATTTACAACGGATTTAAAGAAAAATGA
- a CDS encoding agmatinase family protein, which produces MRDYVYGNTPCFLDATWAVDKNNRGADVLVYGVPWEGGVTWGDYTGVELGPKSMRLASARYSGYLPELDHINVFEHLQLADMGDVDVVPAEIDKTMQRITAFSREIWESKKFPVALGGDHSITYPIIQAWSDTNPDKKIGIIHMDAHYDNMPHFNGDKYARNTPFARLYELDGVRNESLLHVGIHGPRNKPESGRYARDAGAKTLTINDIRAGGELRALANDIYKQASEGTDAVYLSICSDVLDHAFNPGGPVDANGLSSYELLTMIHEFGKLGLCGMDFVEVYPQQDATDFSSHLASTVVLYVLAGHALGQS; this is translated from the coding sequence ATGAGAGACTATGTATACGGAAATACGCCTTGCTTTTTAGACGCTACTTGGGCTGTTGATAAAAATAACCGCGGTGCCGACGTCCTTGTTTACGGTGTCCCTTGGGAAGGAGGGGTCACATGGGGGGATTATACAGGGGTCGAACTTGGCCCAAAATCGATGCGGCTTGCCTCCGCCCGTTACAGCGGCTACCTTCCCGAGCTTGATCATATCAATGTTTTTGAGCATTTACAATTGGCTGATATGGGCGATGTGGATGTCGTGCCGGCCGAAATCGACAAAACGATGCAACGGATCACCGCTTTTTCCCGAGAGATATGGGAAAGCAAAAAATTTCCGGTCGCCCTCGGCGGCGATCACAGTATCACGTACCCGATTATTCAAGCATGGAGTGATACAAATCCGGATAAAAAAATAGGGATCATCCACATGGATGCCCACTACGACAACATGCCGCATTTTAACGGCGACAAATATGCCCGTAACACGCCATTTGCCCGCCTGTATGAATTAGATGGCGTACGCAATGAAAGCCTTTTGCACGTTGGTATCCACGGTCCGCGCAACAAGCCTGAGAGTGGCCGCTACGCACGCGATGCCGGCGCTAAAACGCTCACGATTAATGATATCCGTGCAGGCGGCGAATTGCGTGCCCTCGCGAATGATATTTATAAACAGGCAAGCGAAGGAACGGACGCCGTTTATTTATCGATATGCAGCGATGTGCTCGATCACGCGTTTAACCCGGGAGGTCCGGTGGATGCCAACGGTTTAAGCTCCTATGAACTATTGACGATGATCCATGAATTTGGGAAATTAGGGCTATGCGGGATGGATTTTGTGGAAGTGTATCCGCAACAAGATGCTACTGATTTTTCTTCCCACTTGGCTTCGACGGTTGTCCTTTATGTCCTTGCCGGCCATGCACTCGGACAATCATAA
- a CDS encoding lipoate--protein ligase: MIFVDNDNITDPSINLAIEEYILTNFQEADMYLLFYVNEPSIIIGKNQNTIEEINTDYVEENNLHVVRRLSGGGAVYHDLGNLNFSFISEDDGNSFNDFRTFTEPVVTALQQMGIPAELSGRNDLQANGYKISGNAQFASRGRMFSHGTLMLDSELENVVSALNVSDEKIRSKGIKSIRSRVANINDFLENKIAMDTFKKTLLHHLFEGDSAFERYTLTDEDWKHIMEISESRYRNWNWNYGKSPKYDVKKSKKFAAGLVDFRFKVQKGIIGDTSIYGDFFGTGDVKDIEARLNGTKYEPKAIAATLKGIDTQTYFGPIVKEDILDLLY, from the coding sequence ATGATCTTTGTTGATAATGATAATATCACAGATCCAAGTATAAATCTTGCCATCGAGGAGTATATTCTCACGAATTTCCAGGAAGCCGATATGTATTTGCTGTTTTATGTGAATGAACCTTCGATTATCATCGGCAAAAATCAAAATACAATCGAGGAAATCAATACAGACTACGTAGAGGAAAACAATCTGCACGTTGTTCGGCGTCTATCGGGTGGCGGCGCTGTCTATCATGATCTGGGCAACTTAAATTTCAGTTTCATCAGCGAAGATGACGGGAACAGCTTCAATGACTTTCGAACCTTCACAGAGCCTGTCGTCACCGCTCTGCAACAAATGGGCATCCCGGCTGAACTTAGCGGAAGAAACGATCTACAGGCGAACGGATATAAAATTTCGGGCAATGCGCAATTTGCTTCTCGAGGGCGCATGTTTAGCCACGGAACGTTGATGCTGGATTCAGAACTGGAAAACGTTGTCTCAGCGTTAAATGTCAGTGATGAAAAAATTCGCTCAAAAGGGATTAAATCCATTCGTAGCCGAGTAGCAAACATCAACGATTTCCTCGAAAACAAAATTGCGATGGATACGTTTAAAAAAACGCTCTTGCATCATCTCTTTGAAGGAGACAGCGCCTTTGAGCGTTACACATTGACCGACGAAGACTGGAAGCATATTATGGAAATCTCGGAAAGCCGATATCGAAACTGGAATTGGAACTACGGAAAGTCCCCCAAATATGACGTGAAAAAATCGAAAAAATTTGCTGCCGGTTTAGTGGATTTTCGTTTCAAAGTACAAAAAGGCATTATCGGCGATACGTCCATTTATGGCGATTTCTTTGGGACAGGCGATGTCAAAGACATTGAAGCGCGCTTGAACGGAACGAAATATGAACCAAAGGCCATCGCCGCTACGCTTAAGGGTATTGACACGCAAACATACTTTGGACCAATTGTAAAAGAAGACATTCTTGATTTATTGTATTAA